Proteins encoded by one window of Pyrinomonadaceae bacterium:
- a CDS encoding DUF2891 domain-containing protein: MTITFRAIQWIAFLGLLLAANVSAQPTGPADLSLNQTQASHFARLALKCVRKEFPQKLDHTMNDASEVRSPKQLHPAFYGCFDWHSTVHGHWMLVHLLKTFPALPEGPQIREALDDNLSAKNIAGEVAYLNQKSRASFERTYGWAWLLKLAEELHGWNDEDGRKWSRNLQPLADAFADRYVAFLPKQNYPIRTGVHPNTAFGLAFALDYARAVGNQKLETLIVERSRTYFGRDVNYPGAWEPGGEDFFSAALMEADLMRRVMKGREFAVWFHRFLPGVARNQPRALLVPAIVTDRTDPKLVHLDGLNLSRAWCMRSIATALPRTDPSRAVLARSASAHAQAALPHVASGSYEGEHWLASFAVYMLTTPAP, encoded by the coding sequence ATGACCATCACGTTTCGAGCCATTCAGTGGATTGCTTTCCTCGGCCTGCTGCTTGCCGCAAATGTCTCCGCACAACCAACGGGGCCGGCTGACCTTTCCCTAAACCAGACACAGGCTTCGCATTTCGCCCGCCTCGCTTTGAAATGTGTCCGGAAAGAATTTCCGCAAAAGCTCGATCACACCATGAACGACGCGTCAGAGGTTCGTAGTCCAAAGCAACTGCACCCGGCGTTCTATGGTTGCTTTGACTGGCATTCAACGGTGCACGGCCACTGGATGCTCGTACATTTGCTGAAGACGTTTCCGGCCCTTCCGGAAGGGCCCCAGATTCGCGAGGCTCTGGACGACAATCTGAGTGCGAAGAACATCGCCGGCGAAGTTGCTTATCTAAATCAAAAGAGCCGCGCGTCGTTCGAACGCACTTACGGGTGGGCCTGGCTGCTAAAGCTGGCGGAGGAGTTGCACGGCTGGAACGATGAAGACGGGCGCAAGTGGTCACGCAATCTTCAGCCGTTGGCCGATGCCTTTGCCGATAGATACGTCGCGTTTCTGCCGAAACAAAATTATCCAATTCGCACCGGCGTGCATCCGAACACGGCGTTCGGTCTGGCGTTCGCGCTCGACTATGCGCGCGCGGTGGGAAATCAAAAGTTGGAAACGCTGATCGTTGAGCGCAGCCGCACATACTTTGGACGCGACGTAAATTATCCCGGCGCCTGGGAGCCGGGCGGTGAAGACTTCTTTTCCGCGGCGCTGATGGAAGCTGACTTAATGCGACGCGTAATGAAGGGCAGAGAATTCGCCGTGTGGTTTCATCGCTTTCTTCCCGGCGTCGCACGGAATCAACCGAGAGCCTTGCTCGTACCGGCGATTGTCACCGACCGCACTGATCCGAAGCTTGTGCATCTCGACGGCTTGAATCTCAGTCGCGCCTGGTGCATGCGCAGCATCGCAACTGCTTTGCCGCGTACCGATCCGTCGCGCGCCGTCCTCGCCCGTTCGGCGTCCGCCCACGCGCAAGCCGCCCTGCCGCACGTCGCCAGCGGCAGCTATGAAGGCGAACATTGGCTCGCCTCGTTTGCGGTGTACATGTTGACGACTCCCGCGCCATAA
- the fabG gene encoding 3-oxoacyl-[acyl-carrier-protein] reductase gives MSDKQFSGKSAIVTGATRGIGRAIALELARRGTDIAFNYAKSAEAAETLKSEIEALGVRALATQSDVANTDEAAEMVKQTKDTFGRIDFLVNNAGIVRDTLILRMKEEDWDAVIDTNLKGAWNFSKAAVRVMLRQDGGGSILNITSISGVVGMAGQSNYSASKAGMIGLTKALAREVASRKVTVNALALGMVATDMASGLDESYQAKIIEQIPLGRFAEADEVARIACFLLSDDAKYITGQVVQVDGGLAM, from the coding sequence TTGAGCGACAAACAATTTTCCGGCAAATCAGCCATCGTCACCGGCGCCACGCGGGGCATCGGCCGTGCGATCGCGCTTGAACTCGCGCGGCGCGGCACGGATATCGCGTTCAATTATGCAAAGAGCGCCGAAGCTGCCGAGACTTTGAAATCTGAAATTGAGGCGCTCGGCGTGCGCGCGCTCGCGACTCAGAGCGACGTCGCGAACACCGATGAAGCCGCTGAGATGGTGAAGCAAACGAAAGACACTTTCGGCCGGATCGATTTTCTCGTGAACAATGCCGGCATCGTGCGTGACACCCTGATTCTGCGCATGAAAGAAGAAGATTGGGACGCGGTGATCGACACGAACTTAAAAGGCGCATGGAATTTTTCCAAAGCCGCCGTGCGCGTAATGCTGCGTCAGGATGGCGGCGGCTCGATCCTCAACATCACTTCAATCAGCGGCGTTGTCGGTATGGCCGGGCAATCAAACTATTCGGCTTCGAAAGCCGGAATGATCGGATTGACGAAAGCGCTGGCTCGCGAAGTTGCCAGCCGCAAAGTTACCGTCAACGCCCTCGCGCTCGGCATGGTGGCGACGGACATGGCCAGCGGTCTCGACGAAAGTTATCAAGCGAAAATTATTGAGCAGATACCGCTCGGACGTTTCGCCGAAGCCGACGAAGTCGCCCGCATCGCCTGCTTCCTTCTTTCAGACGACGCGAAGTACATCACCGGACAGGTGGTGCAGGTTGATGGAGGCCTGGCGATGTGA
- a CDS encoding cyclase family protein — MGEFIDLSHPILDQPPCTFSINNPLPEVRFTEGESHGVFFVTSVVNNLYSNTCTHIDFPGHISEYASRFYETVGKYPIERFIGSVAILDFSSKLLQLSEDFNERGEFIVNIDDKDKVLEFLQSLDKLSITASDLTGSLDHMNVRIEDLRGILIYTGLSRFWKYEIVESWNYAYFFNPFLAEDACDLIVNKKLSFVGIDCLQVEHPIIDYSGDELPLVRHPECRQYVKEKLKVLKGPMNHRKLLGHDVLIYENMRIPKGLVGQKMWFSGVPLNLQIPELDDNALARPYVVSARQETGSS, encoded by the coding sequence ATGGGCGAGTTTATTGATCTGTCGCATCCTATTCTTGATCAACCACCATGTACTTTCAGCATCAACAATCCTTTGCCAGAAGTGCGTTTTACTGAAGGCGAATCGCATGGTGTTTTCTTTGTCACGTCGGTAGTTAATAATCTTTACTCGAATACCTGCACACACATCGACTTCCCGGGCCACATTTCAGAGTATGCAAGTCGGTTTTACGAAACGGTGGGGAAATATCCGATCGAGCGATTTATAGGATCGGTAGCGATATTGGACTTTTCATCTAAGTTGTTGCAACTAAGCGAAGACTTCAATGAGCGCGGCGAGTTTATTGTCAATATCGACGACAAGGACAAGGTTTTAGAGTTTCTCCAATCGCTCGACAAACTCTCGATAACAGCCTCCGACCTGACAGGGTCTTTAGACCACATGAACGTCAGAATTGAAGATCTAAGAGGGATACTAATTTACACAGGCCTATCGCGATTCTGGAAGTATGAGATTGTAGAATCGTGGAATTATGCGTATTTTTTTAACCCTTTTCTGGCCGAAGATGCATGTGACCTAATCGTTAACAAAAAGCTTTCGTTTGTAGGCATTGACTGTTTACAGGTGGAGCATCCCATTATAGACTACAGTGGGGATGAGCTTCCGCTGGTTCGACATCCCGAGTGCCGACAATATGTTAAGGAAAAACTGAAGGTATTGAAAGGACCGATGAACCACAGAAAGCTTCTCGGTCACGACGTTTTGATTTACGAGAACATGCGGATACCAAAAGGTCTCGTAGGTCAGAAAATGTGGTTCAGCGGCGTCCCGCTTAACCTGCAAATCCCCGAACTCGACGACAACGCACTCGCGCGTCCGTACGTCGTATCTGCCCGCCAAGAGACAGGCAGTTCATGA
- a CDS encoding asparaginase domain-containing protein — protein MVEIPVETDVQTDAVQNGINGNGSSQIAFLTTGGSIDKTYSPFTSSFEIEDPRPLIRGILRDGLVRFKYFIKPILKKDSLEMTDVDRKAIRDEVEACTQKRIIITHGTDTIVETGQFLSGIPKKTIVLTGAFRPARSKGTDAILNLGMAIAAVQILPAGTYVAINGKISPVCAVRKDRERQVFRFSNGNGHAKAHAAVPSRHK, from the coding sequence ATGGTGGAAATACCGGTGGAGACCGATGTCCAAACAGACGCAGTACAAAACGGAATAAATGGCAACGGCTCGTCGCAGATTGCTTTTCTTACAACCGGGGGATCGATTGACAAGACGTATTCGCCATTCACGAGTTCGTTCGAAATTGAAGATCCACGCCCACTCATTAGAGGCATCCTGCGTGATGGACTAGTGCGATTCAAATACTTCATCAAACCCATTCTCAAGAAAGATAGTCTTGAGATGACGGATGTTGATCGGAAAGCGATTCGTGACGAGGTCGAGGCGTGTACTCAGAAAAGGATCATTATTACGCACGGCACAGACACGATAGTGGAGACCGGCCAATTCCTTTCCGGCATTCCGAAGAAAACCATCGTCCTCACTGGTGCGTTTAGACCAGCGAGATCTAAAGGCACTGATGCCATCTTGAATCTCGGAATGGCGATAGCTGCCGTCCAAATACTGCCGGCGGGCACATACGTAGCAATTAATGGAAAGATCTCACCTGTGTGTGCTGTTAGAAAAGACCGCGAGAGACAAGTGTTTCGGTTTTCGAATGGAAACGGTCACGCTAAGGCGCACGCCGCAGTTCCTAGTCGTCATAAATAG
- a CDS encoding YbaK/EbsC family protein, whose amino-acid sequence MTNDKENGIFDQLSDLLKSKGIDFRVLTHAPAYTSAQSAAARGVSLHAGAKALVVKANDNFLMIVVPADFSLDNKATKRELHAKSFRFANEPEVFSLTSLKPGAIPPFGSLFNLQTFCDRRLEDNETIYFNAGSHSRSIAMGFADYLTVEHPSLGFFGKAQPIQEG is encoded by the coding sequence ATGACCAACGACAAAGAGAATGGCATTTTTGATCAGCTTAGCGATTTGCTAAAGTCGAAGGGCATTGATTTTCGCGTTTTAACTCACGCTCCGGCTTATACAAGTGCACAATCGGCCGCTGCACGCGGTGTGAGTCTCCATGCAGGTGCCAAAGCGCTCGTCGTTAAAGCTAACGACAACTTTCTAATGATCGTTGTTCCGGCTGATTTCTCATTAGATAACAAGGCCACAAAACGCGAGCTACACGCAAAAAGCTTCCGCTTCGCTAACGAACCTGAGGTGTTCTCCTTAACGTCGCTCAAACCTGGCGCGATCCCGCCCTTTGGCAGTCTGTTCAATTTACAAACTTTCTGTGATCGCAGGCTAGAGGACAATGAAACCATATACTTCAATGCTGGTTCGCATTCCCGCTCAATCGCTATGGGATTCGCTGATTATTTGACGGTGGAGCACCCAAGCTTGGGTTTTTTCGGAAAGGCTCAACCGATACAGGAGGGATAG
- a CDS encoding TauD/TfdA family dioxygenase, producing MSSTAVAATARFEYTLNELERSVLADACSAFTRAKTQDALVTATQGAAPNLAKDLPSLVQRLQGCVDESSSPGLVLLQNVPEVADPRSLGLLIGWLLGDVTKYAGEGDYVIEIRDQGTKAGERPSFKNARDFFLHTDLSYVPEPPRFFLLHSIANDTASGGISEFCRISEALDEMDNLAIKQLEKSDYEFPAPPHYKDGARVVRFPILTRETDATPLRIRFRRDNLRTVYRDGIDAVMSLVSALRTSVFEVGLPPNSVAVIDNWFLLHGRTAFAPQTTPRHINRIYVNPRKEPHNGRVY from the coding sequence ATGAGTAGTACTGCTGTCGCGGCTACCGCAAGATTTGAATATACGCTGAACGAGTTAGAGCGCAGTGTCCTCGCCGATGCCTGCTCTGCATTCACCCGCGCTAAGACACAGGACGCGCTCGTAACAGCTACTCAAGGCGCCGCTCCTAACCTAGCAAAAGATCTGCCGAGCCTTGTCCAGAGACTGCAGGGTTGTGTCGACGAGAGCTCATCGCCAGGTCTGGTTTTGCTACAGAATGTCCCCGAAGTAGCTGATCCTCGATCACTCGGTTTGCTAATAGGCTGGTTGCTTGGCGACGTCACGAAATATGCTGGCGAGGGTGATTACGTGATTGAGATCAGGGACCAAGGGACAAAGGCGGGCGAACGGCCGTCCTTCAAGAACGCACGCGACTTCTTCCTGCATACAGATCTCTCTTACGTACCGGAACCGCCAAGATTCTTTTTGCTGCACAGCATTGCGAATGATACGGCCAGCGGTGGTATTTCTGAATTCTGCAGAATCTCAGAGGCGCTTGATGAAATGGACAACTTGGCGATCAAGCAACTTGAGAAATCCGATTATGAGTTTCCTGCCCCGCCTCATTACAAGGACGGCGCGCGTGTTGTTAGGTTTCCGATCTTAACAAGAGAGACGGACGCCACGCCGCTGCGTATACGATTTCGACGCGACAACCTCAGGACTGTTTATCGTGATGGTATCGACGCTGTGATGAGTCTCGTTAGCGCGTTGCGAACGAGCGTGTTTGAAGTAGGGCTACCCCCAAATTCAGTGGCAGTGATCGACAATTGGTTTCTCCTCCACGGTCGCACGGCTTTTGCTCCACAAACTACGCCGCGCCATATTAATAGGATCTACGTAAACCCTCGTAAGGAGCCTCACAATGGGCGAGTTTATTGA
- a CDS encoding aconitase family protein, producing MSANRSEKRSDQITFNGRILFLTEDTALIRKQLEATGDEARSIEDELAARLANDNLPLMNNISTDEITPGWVCFHYDETLGEYVYVGMRDAAVRKDEVKNGGFAVVVSGLSKGCGSSRETAPYAEKWAGIQLVIAQSIEKIYGQNSQNIGLLTSTDFGLIDRVRRGEKIQLAEFTKGLDPISKNIVEYGGLFNYNKARLAGEVSPPPVESQQLMQQLVDVGQIAEHERELFQNVVQGAVTGASDAMESVPPASAGGLKRRPMNIVEKIIARHAFVKAGTVGVESVKPGDALFAVADVRFSHEYVTPMAASLLTQALGPDARVTEPESVFAFRDHLTFLNKVMSPKHREMGLLEKADGLATTQESFAEKQGIKLYGENPDGGSEAICHNAVVEDLALPGQIVIGTDSHTCMAGVLGCFAFGVGSTDMANAWYTKDIRIRVPETVKYVLTGKKRADVTAKDVMLYILATDYMKTSQGIGKVLEFAGDDLMNWPMDERATLTNMSVEAGGFTGIIEPDEATLAYIVTTRGLDAETVREGFVYSDADAEYAAVFEIDLDEIRPMVALPGDPRNGIPIDELSEEVRIDAAYGGSCTGGKMADMDMYATVLQHALEQGKQVAPGVHLYLQFGSQKIKQYARSKGYIEIFEKAGAEMIDPSCGACINAGPGASPSAETVTVSAQNRNFPGRSGPGKLYLASPYVVAASAIAGKIVEPDEFLGQN from the coding sequence ATGTCAGCTAATCGATCCGAAAAACGCTCTGACCAAATCACGTTCAACGGCCGCATTCTGTTTTTGACGGAAGATACGGCGCTGATTCGAAAGCAACTTGAAGCCACCGGTGATGAAGCCCGGAGCATTGAAGACGAGTTAGCGGCGCGACTCGCAAACGACAATCTGCCGCTGATGAACAATATTTCGACCGACGAGATCACGCCGGGTTGGGTTTGTTTTCATTACGACGAGACTCTGGGCGAATACGTATACGTCGGGATGCGCGACGCCGCAGTCCGGAAGGATGAAGTGAAGAACGGCGGATTCGCTGTGGTCGTTTCGGGTCTGTCGAAAGGCTGCGGCTCTTCACGCGAAACCGCGCCGTACGCTGAGAAATGGGCCGGCATTCAGCTCGTCATCGCCCAGAGCATTGAGAAGATCTACGGCCAGAACTCGCAAAATATCGGTTTGCTGACTTCGACTGACTTCGGACTGATTGATCGCGTTCGTCGCGGCGAAAAGATCCAGCTGGCGGAATTCACCAAAGGACTCGATCCAATTTCAAAAAACATCGTCGAGTATGGCGGGCTCTTTAATTACAACAAGGCGCGTTTGGCGGGCGAAGTTTCACCGCCGCCCGTTGAGAGTCAGCAGCTCATGCAGCAACTGGTTGACGTCGGTCAGATCGCTGAACATGAACGAGAACTGTTCCAGAACGTCGTGCAGGGTGCGGTAACAGGCGCGTCCGATGCCATGGAGTCAGTACCACCTGCGTCAGCGGGTGGGTTAAAGCGACGGCCGATGAACATCGTCGAAAAGATCATCGCACGTCACGCGTTCGTTAAAGCCGGAACCGTTGGGGTTGAGTCAGTCAAACCCGGCGATGCTTTGTTCGCGGTGGCCGACGTGCGCTTCTCGCATGAATACGTGACGCCGATGGCCGCGTCGCTTTTGACCCAGGCGCTGGGACCGGATGCGCGTGTGACCGAACCTGAATCAGTCTTCGCGTTTCGCGATCACCTGACGTTCCTCAACAAAGTCATGTCGCCGAAGCATCGCGAGATGGGCTTGCTCGAAAAGGCCGACGGCCTGGCGACGACGCAAGAGAGTTTCGCTGAGAAGCAGGGAATTAAACTTTACGGCGAGAACCCCGACGGCGGATCGGAAGCAATCTGTCACAACGCGGTGGTTGAGGATCTCGCTTTGCCGGGACAGATCGTGATTGGCACTGACTCGCACACGTGCATGGCGGGCGTGCTTGGCTGCTTCGCGTTCGGCGTCGGCTCAACGGACATGGCGAACGCCTGGTACACGAAAGACATTCGCATCCGCGTCCCCGAAACCGTCAAGTACGTTTTGACGGGGAAGAAGCGCGCTGACGTCACCGCGAAAGACGTGATGCTTTACATTCTCGCGACCGACTACATGAAGACCAGTCAGGGCATCGGCAAGGTGCTGGAATTCGCCGGCGATGATTTGATGAACTGGCCGATGGATGAACGCGCGACGCTGACGAATATGTCAGTCGAAGCCGGCGGCTTTACCGGCATCATTGAACCCGACGAAGCGACGCTCGCTTACATCGTCACCACGCGCGGCCTGGATGCTGAAACCGTGCGCGAAGGCTTTGTTTATAGCGACGCTGATGCTGAATATGCGGCCGTGTTTGAGATCGATTTAGACGAGATCAGGCCGATGGTGGCTTTGCCCGGCGATCCGCGCAACGGAATTCCGATTGACGAACTGTCGGAAGAAGTGCGCATCGACGCCGCGTACGGTGGGAGCTGCACCGGCGGCAAGATGGCTGACATGGACATGTACGCGACCGTTTTGCAGCACGCGCTTGAGCAGGGCAAACAAGTCGCGCCGGGTGTTCACCTCTACCTGCAATTCGGATCGCAGAAGATCAAGCAGTACGCGCGAAGCAAGGGATATATAGAAATCTTTGAAAAGGCCGGTGCTGAGATGATCGATCCCTCTTGTGGGGCTTGCATCAACGCCGGACCCGGCGCTTCACCTTCGGCGGAAACAGTCACCGTCAGCGCGCAGAACCGAAACTTCCCCGGCCGCAGCGGTCCCGGAAAACTCTACCTCGCTTCGCCTTATGTAGTGGCGGCTTCGGCGATTGCGGGAAAAATTGTTGAGCCGGATGAGTTTTTGGGACAGAACTGA
- a CDS encoding threonine/serine dehydratase: MLTLDTINQAAERIAGRVHRTPVATSRAFNEVAGCEVFFKCENLQRAGAFKARGAANRILSLTDEEKKRGVLAVSSGNHAQAVALAAREAGVRAVVCIPDDAPKMKVAGMRTYGADIRVFDRHKDDRDAFGREIAEREGLVQVPAYDDYLIMAGQGTCGLELVEEVPDLDCILTPCSGGGLFAGVSTAAKGLNPSIRCFAVEPDTANDTQQSIARGERVKISPPTTIADGMRAQTPGELTFPITRQNAESVLSVTDEQISATMKFILFRMKLVVEPSGAAAAAAVLVKRLPHGCDRVGVVLSGGNVDPDILRGVCLAS; the protein is encoded by the coding sequence ATGTTGACACTCGACACCATCAACCAAGCCGCCGAACGAATCGCCGGCCGTGTGCATCGCACGCCGGTCGCAACTTCGCGCGCTTTTAACGAAGTCGCCGGTTGCGAAGTTTTCTTCAAATGCGAAAACCTGCAACGCGCGGGCGCATTCAAAGCGCGCGGCGCCGCCAATAGAATTCTTTCGCTCACTGATGAAGAGAAAAAGCGGGGCGTGCTCGCCGTGTCTTCCGGAAATCACGCGCAGGCGGTGGCGCTCGCGGCGCGCGAAGCCGGAGTGCGGGCGGTCGTCTGCATTCCCGATGACGCGCCAAAGATGAAGGTTGCCGGCATGCGAACATACGGCGCCGACATTCGCGTCTTCGATCGGCACAAAGACGACCGCGACGCCTTTGGCCGCGAGATCGCTGAACGCGAAGGCTTAGTCCAGGTTCCGGCGTACGACGACTATTTGATCATGGCTGGCCAGGGAACTTGCGGGCTGGAGCTGGTGGAAGAAGTTCCGGATCTGGATTGCATCCTAACGCCTTGCAGTGGCGGTGGATTGTTCGCCGGAGTCAGCACGGCAGCAAAGGGATTAAATCCTTCCATCAGATGCTTTGCGGTTGAGCCCGACACGGCGAACGACACGCAGCAATCAATCGCCAGGGGTGAGCGCGTCAAGATCTCTCCGCCGACGACCATCGCTGATGGGATGCGAGCACAAACACCGGGTGAACTGACTTTCCCAATCACGCGCCAAAATGCCGAGTCAGTTTTGAGCGTCACCGATGAACAAATCTCCGCCACGATGAAATTTATTTTGTTCCGGATGAAGCTAGTGGTTGAGCCCTCCGGTGCGGCCGCAGCCGCAGCCGTGTTGGTCAAGAGACTTCCGCACGGCTGTGACCGGGTGGGCGTCGTCCTATCCGGCGGCAACGTCGATCCCGACATCTTGAGAGGGGTTTGTCTTGCCTCATGA
- a CDS encoding pyridoxal-phosphate dependent enzyme has product MYSLQSVGRLRLFTRTAIQTSCKLAKGERVKISPPPTIADGLRVQKPGELTFPITRQNVEAVLTVTDDEIIATMKFILFRMKMVVEPSGAAAAAAIFAKKLPQNCRRVGVVLSGGNVDSDVLAGVLRD; this is encoded by the coding sequence TTGTATTCCCTCCAAAGTGTCGGCCGATTACGGCTATTTACTAGGACGGCAATCCAAACCAGCTGCAAGCTCGCCAAGGGCGAGCGCGTAAAGATCTCTCCACCACCGACAATCGCGGACGGGTTGCGCGTGCAAAAGCCCGGCGAACTCACTTTTCCAATCACGCGTCAAAACGTCGAAGCAGTTCTGACCGTGACGGACGATGAGATCATCGCCACGATGAAATTCATCTTGTTTAGAATGAAGATGGTCGTCGAGCCGTCAGGAGCCGCCGCGGCGGCCGCGATTTTTGCGAAGAAGCTTCCGCAAAATTGCCGGCGCGTGGGCGTCGTACTATCCGGCGGTAACGTTGACAGCGATGTGCTCGCCGGAGTTCTGAGGGATTAG
- the lipB gene encoding lipoyl(octanoyl) transferase LipB — protein MKQRNLKVERLGRVEYGAALDIQKQTEALVLAGEQPDTLLLLEHPHVLTMGRRSAPGAIIAADEVLQARGVTVFETNRGGKATYHGLGQVVGYPIINLSPDRKDVHRFVRDLEEVLIRAMGDFGIETFRIAGLTGVHTPRGKVAAIGVHIARWVTTHGFALNVNTDLSYFDLIVACEGEPVTSMKELLGREFDLSEVEDRIVERFADVFEMNDVSIPTNRDSDRVLALST, from the coding sequence ATGAAACAAAGAAATCTGAAAGTTGAACGCCTCGGTCGCGTCGAATACGGCGCGGCGCTGGATATTCAGAAGCAAACCGAAGCGTTAGTGTTGGCCGGCGAACAGCCTGACACGCTGCTTTTACTCGAGCATCCGCATGTGCTGACGATGGGACGACGTTCGGCGCCGGGTGCCATCATCGCTGCCGATGAAGTGCTGCAAGCGCGCGGCGTGACCGTCTTTGAAACAAACCGCGGCGGTAAAGCGACTTATCACGGGTTGGGCCAGGTGGTGGGATATCCGATTATCAACCTGAGTCCGGATCGCAAAGACGTGCATCGCTTTGTGCGCGATTTGGAAGAGGTGCTGATTCGCGCGATGGGCGACTTCGGCATCGAAACGTTTCGGATTGCGGGTTTGACGGGAGTGCATACCCCGCGCGGGAAAGTCGCGGCCATCGGCGTGCACATCGCCCGTTGGGTGACGACGCACGGCTTCGCCCTGAATGTGAACACTGATTTGAGTTACTTCGATCTGATCGTCGCCTGCGAAGGCGAACCGGTGACCTCAATGAAAGAGTTGCTGGGACGGGAATTTGATTTGAGCGAAGTCGAAGATCGAATCGTCGAGCGGTTTGCTGATGTCTTTGAGATGAATGACGTCAGTATTCCGACAAATCGGGATAGCGATCGGGTCTTGGCTTTATCCACATGA